Proteins encoded together in one Penicillium digitatum chromosome 1, complete sequence window:
- a CDS encoding Protease-associated PA yields the protein MRPPRLLIFLFCLIFFPILLTFFSALISPDVTTPNTLASQTTGLRTLFSFTIPSSLFPPSAIISLTDDNSTFFLARPAAFGPLLPTKGLSGQLWVGSGFGEGGLAGGVEGELGCSDIPGWGESTNHKKQDKPPRSVEQTSGISGGSTVNDQSPNRPRSVSQADTTPQNDRDDPANPPLTNDGTDDHLHHPLAESGASNPGMSQKFGDYVQSKPPAHADIQSLQETAEIQGKVVLLSRGGCGFLEKAKWAQRRGGVALIVGDDTRGGNLVTMYARGDTSNVTIPALFTSHTTAHLLSSLVPGHAGGTAGLGDVLKSSQAKLAGQADANKERVATTSATTAIPSPTARSHSTSKETLAPSSPSKGGFFRAIGAFLGLCDKNEGSQHLEDSRRPPSSGNIDWISLGSQDEKEAPSSAWRRSTDFNYRGRAKGDDVFDSHKADMSSESSEDDDFVIGVQDWRDPDLMPPKSSTPPTAGTSVSGKDAAKTASADKDAASSPNGLQGGSITPGSGEYQSIDKSSAGFHDARLKGSEKESIGTHGKSGSSTKGWFSSHFGWGDDTQQDFQPSSSPSLQKSTAPNQQMQSNPHTSSRLSAESSEHEGLWVTMTPTSMSTSPFFDTLLVLVVSPLLTLTVVYALLLLRSRIRRRRWRAPKSVIERLPVRTYHTITTTSSSSANSTRPPSPDPISPTSPLLGNESRPSASRSNRSRSQTFSGTMLDSSAMPKEEKCNLQSGSTLWRRKYTGRQVECVVCLEEYVDGQSRVMSLPCGHEFHVECITPWLTTRRRTCPICKGDVVRSLAHCQPGDSRGNREQSNDDVHSAHSNSRGSASSAPLLIEGANVDASDPEQNAGLLGDHANSAPPSSWRNLATLSFSALSGDTIWHQARADRNR from the exons ATGCGACCACCACGCCtgctcatcttcctcttctgtcTTATCTTCTTTCCAATCCTCCTCACCTTCTTTTCCGCGCTGATATCGCCCGATGTAACAACTCCCAATACCCTCGCTAGTCAGACAACTGGGCTGCGCACTTTGTTTTCTTTCACCATACCGTCGTCCCTTTTCCCTCCGTCGGCCATTATAAGTCTCACCGACGACAACTCAACCTTCTTCCTAGCCCGGCCAGCGGCATTTGGTCCGCTGCTGCCAACCAAAGGCCTCAGCGGTCAGTTATGGGTGGGAAGTGGCTTTGGTGAGGGGGGATTAGCTGGTGGTGTGGAAGGGGAACTGGGCTGCTCCGATATTCCCGGCTGGGGCGAGAGCACCAATCATAAGAAACAAGACAAACCCCCCAGGAGCGTGGAGCAGACTTCCGGCATCTCCGGTGGTAGTACAGTGAATGATCAATCACCAAACCGCCCGCGGTCGGTGTCGCAGGCCGACACTACACCTCAGAATGATAGAGATGATCCAGCCAACCCACCCTTGACTAACGATGGCACCGACGATCATCTACATCATCCACTCGCTGAATCCGGTGCTTCTAACCCCGGGATGAGTCAGAAATTTGGAGATTACGTACAAAGCAAGCCGCCTGCGCATGCCGACATTCAATCACTACAGGAAACTGCCGAAATTCAGGGTAAGGTCGTGCTGTTGAGTCGGGGTGGCTGTGGGTTTTTGGAAAAGGCCAAATGGGCGCAACGACGAGGAGGGGTCGCTTTGATTGTCGGCGACGATACTCGAGGTGGCAACTTAGTTACCATGTACGCACGAGGCGATACATCGAACGTCACGATCCCGGCATTGTTCACATCCCACACTACTGCTCATCTTTTATCGTCATTGGTTCCTGGACATGCCGGTGGAACTGCCGGTTTGGGAGATGTGTTAAAATCATCACAGGCGAAGCTGGCAGGACAGGCTGACGCCAACAAAGAACGGGTGGCAACTACATCAGCAACAACAGCCATTCCAAGTCCAACTGCTAGAAGCCATTCGACATCCAAGGAGACACTTGCGCCCTCGTCTCCTTCGAAAGGCGGCTTTTTCCGTGCAATTGGCGCCTTCCTGGGATTGTGCGATAAGAACGAAGGTTCGCAGCATCTGGAAGACAGCCGACGTCCGCCCAGCAGCGGCAACATTGACTGGATCAGCCTAGGCTCACAGGATGAAAAGGAAGCCCCATCGAGCGCCTGGAGGAGATCAACTGATTTCAATTATCGTGGTCGGGCCAAAGGAGACGACGTATTCGACAGCCACAAGGCAGACATGTCCTCGGAAAGTTCTGAGGATGATGACTTTGTTATCGGTGTCCAGGACTGGAGAGATCCCGACTTGATGCCTCCTAAGAGTAGCACACCCCCGACAGCAGGCACCTCTGTATCTGGCAAAGATGCAGCTAAGACTGCCAGCGCGGATAAAGATGCTGCTTCCTCGCCCAATGGCCTTCAGGGTGGTAGCATCACACCAGGAAGTGGAGAATACCAGAGCATCGACAAATCCAGTGCTGGTTTTCATGACGCGCGCCTCAAGGGGTCTGAAAAAGAATCTATCGGAACTCATGGGAAATCTGGGTCTTCAACAAAGGGTTGGTTTTCAAGTCACTTTGGATGGGGAGATGATACCCAGCAAGATTTTCAGCCTTCCTCGTCGCCTTCCCTTCAGAAAAGTACTGCACCAAACCAGCAGATGCAAAGTAACCCTCACACATCGAGCCGTCTAAGCGCGGAGTCTTCCGAGCATGAAGGTCTCTGGGTTACCATGACACCTACCAGCATGTCTACCAGCCCCTTTTTCGATACTCTACTGGTCCTTGTCGTCAGTCCTTTGCTCACACTAACGGTTGTTTATGCCCTTTTGCTGCTCCGGTCTCGTATCCGTCGTCGTCGCTGGCGTGCGCCGAAGTCGGTCATCGAGCGACTTCCTGTCCGAACCTACCACACAATAACAACCACTTCTTCGTCATCTGCCAACTCAACGCGTCCCCCTAGTCCCGATCCTATCTCCCCGACTTCCCCACTCCTTGGCAATGAAAGCCGGCCAAGTGCATCCCGATCAAACAGGTCACGTTCACAAACTTTCTCGGGCACTATGCTAGACTCATCTGCCATGCCCAAGGAAGAGAAGTGCAACCTGCAAAGCGGATCTACCTTGTGGCGACGCAAGTATACAGGAAGGCAGGTGGAGTGCGTCGTATGTCTTGAGGAATATGTCGATGGCCAGAGCCGGGTTATGAGCTTGCCCTGTGGCCACGAATTCCACGTGGAATGCAT TACCCCCTGGTTGACTACTCGTCGACGAACTTGTCCAATCTGTAAAGGCGATGTTGTACGTTCGTTGGCACACTGTCAACCCGGCGATTCTCGGGGTAATCGTGAGCAGTCCAATGACGACGTTCACTCCGCCCACTCAAACTCTCGAGGCAGCGCATCTTCCGCTCCGTTGCTAATTGAAGGCGCCAATGTCGATGCCTCAGATCCGGAACAAAATGCAGGTCTACTTGGCGACCATGCAAATTCTGCTCCACCGTCAAGTTGGCGAAACCTGGCTACCCTCAGCTTTTCTGCTCTAAGCGGCGATACCATATGGCACCAGGCTCGTGCAGACCGTAATCGCTAA